One Streptomyces lincolnensis genomic region harbors:
- a CDS encoding TetR/AcrR family transcriptional regulator: MKPVPHVTSLRRAPVQRRSAERLTRILDACADLLDEVGYDALSTRAVAQRAEVPIGSVYRFFGNKRAMADALAERNLERYTERVTARLKDAGDGGWRVAMDAVLDEYLAMKRTAPGFSLVDFGNQIPVGARHTEPNHRVADRLTDLLSGYLVRTPDDDLRRVFLIAVETADALVHLAFRMAPEGDERIIAETREMLRAYLARVLD; encoded by the coding sequence ATGAAGCCCGTGCCCCACGTGACATCGCTCCGTCGCGCTCCCGTGCAGCGGCGCAGCGCCGAACGGCTGACCAGGATTCTCGACGCCTGCGCCGACCTGCTCGACGAGGTCGGCTACGACGCCCTGAGCACCCGGGCCGTCGCCCAGCGCGCCGAGGTGCCCATCGGCTCGGTCTACCGCTTCTTCGGCAACAAGCGCGCGATGGCCGACGCACTCGCCGAACGCAACCTGGAGCGCTACACCGAGCGCGTCACCGCCCGTCTGAAGGACGCCGGTGACGGCGGCTGGCGCGTGGCCATGGACGCCGTGCTCGACGAGTACCTCGCCATGAAGCGCACCGCCCCCGGCTTCTCCCTCGTCGACTTCGGCAACCAGATTCCGGTCGGCGCCCGCCACACCGAACCCAACCACCGCGTCGCCGACCGCCTCACCGACCTCCTCTCCGGCTACCTCGTCCGCACGCCCGACGACGACCTCCGCCGCGTCTTCCTCATCGCCGTCGAAACCGCCGACGCCCTGGTCCACCTCGCCTTCCGGATGGCCCCGGAGGGGGACGAACGGATCATCGCGGAGACGCGGGAGATGCTGCGGGCCTATCTGGCGCGCGTACTGGACTGA